A stretch of the Vagococcus xieshaowenii genome encodes the following:
- a CDS encoding V-type ATP synthase subunit F codes for MTYKIGVIGDKNAVLPFKLFGFEVEVVKDGAATRRSIERMAKDKYGIIYVTEAFASLVPETIRRFDNQLTPTIILIPNHKGSLGIGKQNIQQNVERAVGQNIL; via the coding sequence ATGACTTATAAAATAGGTGTGATTGGGGATAAAAATGCTGTCTTACCTTTTAAATTGTTTGGTTTTGAAGTGGAAGTTGTTAAAGATGGCGCAGCAACAAGGCGTTCTATTGAGCGTATGGCAAAAGATAAGTACGGTATTATATACGTCACAGAAGCGTTTGCTTCTTTGGTGCCAGAAACAATTAGGCGTTTTGACAATCAACTCACTCCAACCATTATTTTAATTCCTAATCACAAAGGCTCATTAGGAATTGGAAAGCAAAATATTCAACAAAATGTTGAACGAGCCGTTGGTCAAAATATTTTATAG
- a CDS encoding ATPase V has product MDAIENMITRMNEQAISEREALKKERLAEIDMAFIQEQTHINNEHEALLQKQIKEIEKKYKQQRDRQQVTFRQAALHEKQRVLTKFFKDAVDEMNHWPKEDMQKFSEHLLEKIELATPLTIQVGELSRDGLTAEWVEEMNHLYNKQMTLLDELLPKQAGFILHDNGIQYNFVFENLVKELQTHMGVELAKRLFD; this is encoded by the coding sequence ATGGATGCAATAGAAAATATGATAACTCGCATGAATGAACAAGCAATAAGTGAGCGAGAAGCACTAAAAAAAGAAAGATTAGCGGAGATTGATATGGCGTTTATTCAGGAACAAACGCACATTAATAATGAACATGAGGCACTATTACAGAAACAAATAAAAGAGATTGAAAAAAAATACAAACAACAACGTGATCGTCAACAAGTGACCTTTAGACAAGCAGCTCTTCACGAAAAACAACGTGTGTTAACAAAATTTTTTAAAGATGCTGTTGATGAGATGAATCATTGGCCTAAAGAGGATATGCAAAAATTTTCTGAACATTTGTTAGAAAAAATTGAGCTGGCTACTCCGTTAACGATACAGGTAGGTGAACTATCACGTGATGGCTTAACAGCCGAATGGGTAGAAGAGATGAATCATCTCTACAATAAGCAAATGACTTTATTAGACGAACTTCTTCCTAAACAGGCTGGATTTATTTTACATGATAATGGCATTCAGTATAATTTTGTGTTTGAAAATTTAGTAAAAGAACTTCAAACACATATGGGTGTTGAATTAGCCAAACGATTATTTGATTAA
- a CDS encoding V-type ATP synthase subunit K, with product MMDFLINNNGGMIFAVLGMAVATIFSGIGSAKGVGMTGEAAAALTTTQPEKFGQALILELLPGTQGLYGFVIAFLIFINMDASMPLQQGLMLLGAALPIAFTGLFSGIAQGRVASSGIQILAKKPEHATKGIIYAAMVETYAILGFVISFLLVLNA from the coding sequence ATGATGGATTTTTTGATTAATAATAATGGTGGGATGATTTTTGCGGTTTTAGGAATGGCAGTGGCAACAATTTTTTCTGGGATTGGTTCAGCTAAAGGGGTAGGGATGACAGGTGAAGCAGCAGCAGCTCTTACAACGACTCAACCAGAAAAGTTTGGTCAAGCTTTAATCTTAGAATTATTACCTGGAACACAAGGGTTGTATGGGTTTGTGATTGCGTTCTTAATTTTTATTAATATGGATGCAAGTATGCCGTTACAACAAGGATTGATGTTGTTAGGTGCCGCTTTACCAATTGCTTTTACAGGGTTATTTTCAGGGATAGCACAGGGACGCGTGGCTTCTTCAGGTATTCAAATTTTAGCTAAAAAACCTGAGCATGCAACGAAAGGGATTATTTATGCAGCGATGGTTGAAACATATGCCATTTTAGGATTTGTTATTTCGTTCTTACTTGTTCTAAATGCTTAA